One window from the genome of Pyrobaculum ferrireducens encodes:
- a CDS encoding ACT domain-containing protein produces the protein MELAVVSVLGADRVGIVAGIASVLARHNANIVDIAQTVVQNIFSMIMVVDISKADVDIAQLRRELEEEGRRLGVMVAVYHIDVFRYMQRI, from the coding sequence ATGGAGCTGGCTGTTGTGTCTGTTTTAGGCGCTGATCGGGTTGGCATCGTGGCTGGTATAGCTTCTGTCCTCGCTCGGCATAACGCCAATATTGTGGATATCGCCCAGACGGTGGTGCAGAACATATTTTCTATGATTATGGTGGTGGACATATCCAAAGCCGACGTGGATATCGCTCAGCTACGCCGGGAACTTGAGGAGGAGGGGAGGCGTCTAGGGGTGATGGTGGCGGTGTACCACATAGATGTGTTTCGCTACATGCAGAGGATATGA
- a CDS encoding asparagine synthetase A yields the protein MDYLEPRFHPAVVEFEKLVADREGYRRVLEEWLRYSWRWARVDRYRLVFKIQAAALRAIREFLDRQGFTEVLPPIIGPVTDPGIRGARQASIDFYGREYKVMSSAILYKQYMAASLGKIYFISPNVRLEPPDSIYTGRHLVEFVQVDVEMLGADYHRAMEVAEGLVAYVVKAVGEEYGKKLEEVFGRSLPSFKPPFRRYSHGEVVKIVNSLGCRNPPDAELEWGCERLFSALHSQPVFIYDYPKGSRGFYDREDPARPGVLRDFDMLYPEGFGEAVSGAEREFEPERVAARIREGGEDPARYQWYLEMLRELYPLQTAGFGIGVERLTRYLCGLRAVWEARPYPKLAGIAPTP from the coding sequence ATGGATTATCTGGAGCCTAGGTTTCACCCTGCTGTGGTTGAGTTTGAGAAGCTTGTGGCGGATAGGGAGGGCTACCGTAGGGTGTTGGAGGAGTGGCTTAGGTACTCGTGGAGGTGGGCCCGCGTCGACAGATACCGGCTAGTCTTCAAGATACAGGCGGCTGCCCTAAGGGCTATCCGGGAGTTTCTAGACCGCCAGGGCTTTACAGAAGTCCTCCCGCCGATAATCGGCCCCGTGACGGACCCCGGCATTAGGGGGGCCAGGCAGGCCTCCATTGACTTCTACGGCCGTGAGTATAAGGTGATGTCCTCCGCCATCCTCTACAAGCAGTACATGGCCGCCTCCCTCGGCAAGATATACTTCATAAGCCCCAACGTCAGGCTTGAGCCCCCCGACTCCATATACACCGGGAGACACCTCGTGGAGTTTGTGCAGGTGGATGTGGAGATGCTGGGCGCAGACTACCACAGGGCAATGGAGGTGGCGGAGGGCCTCGTGGCCTACGTAGTTAAGGCCGTGGGGGAGGAGTACGGAAAGAAGCTGGAGGAGGTGTTCGGCAGATCTCTGCCGTCGTTTAAGCCGCCGTTTAGGAGGTACAGCCATGGGGAGGTGGTGAAGATTGTAAACTCCTTGGGTTGCCGGAATCCGCCCGATGCGGAGCTTGAGTGGGGGTGTGAGAGGCTTTTTTCTGCATTACACAGCCAGCCTGTGTTTATATACGACTACCCCAAGGGTTCACGCGGCTTCTACGACCGGGAGGATCCGGCGAGGCCGGGGGTGTTGAGAGATTTCGATATGCTCTACCCAGAGGGCTTTGGGGAGGCTGTTAGCGGGGCTGAGCGGGAATTCGAGCCGGAGAGAGTGGCGGCGAGGATTAGAGAAGGCGGGGAGGACCCGGCGAGGTATCAGTGGTATCTAGAGATGTTGAGAGAGCTCTACCCTCTGCAGACGGCGGGCTTCGGCATAGGCGTAGAGAGACTGACAAGATACCTATGCGGCCTGAGAGCAGTATGGGAAGCCCGGCCATACCCAAAACTAGCAGGAATAGCGCCTACACCATAA
- a CDS encoding citrate synthase/methylcitrate synthase: MYFPGLEGVVIKETKICHIDLENSKIYYRGYDLEELALNSSFEEVAYLLWFGRLPSSRELEEFKNRLRSVRKPPRHVEEIVASAPPSAEPIDVLRTGVSALALGEDLSARDIEAELRRGERITAAMPYIVAAFHRLRTGQRPVDPAEAASHAEYYLWAVRGERPTPREVRALDVMLVIYAEHSMNNSAFTAVSVASTLADMYAAVTAAIASLKGPLHGGANVDAAKMLEEVGSVQRVQSWVDEQLAKGRRIPGFGHRLYKKGPDPRLRVLRLLARDLAAERGDFRWVELAEKLEEYVTSKLSQKGIYPNTDLYAAVIFRYLGLPVDLNLPTFAVSRVAGWVAHVVEYRQSNRLIRPTERYTGPLGLRYVPIDQRG, encoded by the coding sequence ATGTACTTCCCAGGTCTTGAAGGTGTTGTAATTAAGGAGACAAAAATATGTCATATAGATCTGGAAAACTCCAAGATATACTACAGAGGGTACGACCTCGAGGAACTCGCCCTGAACTCAAGCTTCGAGGAGGTTGCCTATCTTCTCTGGTTTGGCCGCCTCCCTAGTAGTAGGGAGCTTGAAGAGTTTAAAAACAGGCTGAGAAGCGTCAGAAAGCCGCCTAGACACGTCGAGGAGATCGTGGCGTCGGCTCCCCCAAGCGCGGAGCCGATAGACGTGTTGAGAACCGGCGTATCGGCGCTGGCCCTAGGCGAAGACTTGTCAGCTAGGGATATTGAGGCTGAGCTGAGGAGGGGGGAGCGGATCACCGCCGCTATGCCCTACATCGTCGCCGCATTCCACAGACTGAGGACCGGGCAGAGGCCTGTCGACCCGGCCGAGGCGGCGAGCCACGCGGAGTACTACCTCTGGGCTGTGAGGGGGGAGAGGCCGACCCCCCGCGAGGTGAGGGCCCTCGACGTCATGTTGGTGATATACGCCGAGCACTCCATGAACAACAGCGCCTTCACCGCGGTATCGGTGGCCTCGACGCTGGCGGACATGTACGCCGCCGTCACGGCGGCCATAGCCAGCCTCAAGGGGCCGCTCCACGGAGGAGCAAACGTCGACGCGGCCAAGATGCTCGAGGAGGTGGGGAGCGTCCAGAGGGTGCAGAGCTGGGTAGACGAGCAGCTAGCCAAGGGGAGGAGGATCCCTGGATTTGGACATAGGCTGTATAAAAAAGGCCCTGACCCCCGTCTGAGAGTACTGCGCCTCCTCGCCAGAGATCTGGCAGCTGAGAGGGGCGACTTCCGCTGGGTAGAGCTGGCGGAGAAGCTAGAGGAGTACGTTACGTCTAAGCTCTCGCAGAAGGGCATATACCCAAACACAGACCTCTACGCCGCGGTTATCTTCAGATACCTGGGGCTACCGGTTGACCTAAATCTCCCCACCTTCGCCGTGTCTAGAGTGGCAGGGTGGGTGGCGCACGTGGTGGAGTACCGGCAGTCAAACCGCCTAATTAGACCCACCGAGAGGTACACAGGCCCGCTGGGGCTGAGGTATGTGCCCATTGACCAGAGGGGCTAG
- a CDS encoding electron transfer flavoprotein subunit beta/FixA family protein has protein sequence MKVAVLVKTALDTGQLRVRDTVATEETPLKISDIDRNAIEEAVKQKGQDKAYAVTVLKWGPLQKKAQEAENVLREALAMGLDEAYLVADERLLNASHMATAKALAAVVKKVGADIVLAGEATVDNYTGQMPARVAAELGWPVVTYVRELKVEGGRLIARRDLEDHVEVVEVQLPAVVSVTREINQPRIPTLLAIRAAMKKPVNRLTLADLGVEVAPRIAAAYKPLVIQRKKVVIKDGTPEEKAEKLIQYLRQEGVI, from the coding sequence ATGAAGGTGGCTGTCCTGGTCAAGACAGCGCTCGACACGGGCCAGCTCCGGGTGAGGGATACGGTGGCGACAGAGGAAACCCCGCTGAAAATCAGCGACATAGACCGAAACGCCATTGAGGAGGCGGTGAAGCAAAAGGGGCAGGACAAGGCGTACGCCGTCACTGTGCTGAAGTGGGGGCCCCTCCAGAAGAAGGCCCAGGAGGCTGAGAACGTGTTGAGGGAGGCTCTGGCCATGGGCCTAGACGAGGCGTACCTCGTCGCCGACGAGAGGTTGCTAAACGCGAGCCACATGGCCACGGCAAAGGCGCTGGCCGCCGTGGTGAAGAAGGTAGGCGCGGACATCGTGCTGGCCGGGGAGGCCACTGTCGACAACTACACAGGTCAGATGCCCGCTAGAGTCGCCGCGGAGCTGGGCTGGCCCGTGGTGACCTACGTGAGAGAGCTGAAGGTAGAGGGGGGGAGGCTAATAGCCAGGCGCGACTTGGAGGACCACGTGGAGGTTGTGGAGGTTCAGCTACCGGCTGTTGTCTCGGTGACGAGGGAGATCAACCAGCCGCGCATCCCCACGTTGCTAGCGATTAGGGCTGCTATGAAGAAGCCGGTGAATAGGCTCACCCTTGCCGACCTCGGCGTCGAGGTGGCGCCCAGGATAGCCGCCGCCTACAAGCCCCTTGTAATACAGAGGAAGAAGGTGGTAATTAAAGACGGCACGCCGGAGGAGAAGGCTGAGAAGTTGATACAGTACCTCAGACAGGAGGGGGTGATATGA
- a CDS encoding electron transfer flavoprotein subunit alpha/FixB family protein: MKALVVYPNRELLYAASTLGGEVAALVFSEREAEAVKGVAHRALVAEVDPRLPDAVAEAVVKAAQSYQVVLLPSTKNGKTVGGLVAQRLGAEFLTDVLSLRVEGGVLKAERYVFGNKAVAAVEAAPPVVVTVAPGRFQGQPPAVQTAVEKVALQVGSKMKIVSVEEKARGAVKLEEAEIIVSVGRGFKKKEDLQMAFELARVLGGQVGCSRPIAADLKWLPEEHWVGLSGKKVKPKLYLAIGISGQPQHIAGILDSRIIAAINNDPSAPIFQNADYGVVEDLYKIVPILINKLSKTKG, from the coding sequence ATGAAGGCCCTAGTGGTCTACCCCAACAGGGAGCTTCTATACGCCGCCTCTACACTAGGCGGAGAAGTCGCGGCGCTGGTCTTCAGCGAAAGGGAAGCCGAGGCCGTCAAGGGAGTGGCTCACAGGGCGTTGGTGGCTGAGGTAGATCCGAGGCTACCCGACGCGGTCGCGGAGGCTGTTGTCAAGGCCGCCCAGAGCTACCAGGTAGTGTTGTTGCCGTCTACTAAAAACGGGAAGACCGTGGGGGGTCTGGTGGCGCAGAGGCTGGGGGCCGAATTCTTGACAGACGTACTTTCGCTGAGGGTGGAGGGCGGCGTGTTGAAGGCAGAGAGGTACGTCTTCGGCAACAAGGCCGTGGCGGCTGTGGAGGCCGCTCCACCAGTTGTCGTAACAGTTGCGCCGGGCAGGTTCCAGGGCCAGCCGCCGGCGGTCCAGACCGCAGTCGAAAAAGTGGCTCTCCAGGTTGGTTCTAAGATGAAAATCGTGTCTGTGGAAGAGAAGGCGAGAGGCGCCGTTAAGCTAGAGGAGGCGGAGATCATCGTGTCTGTGGGCAGGGGCTTCAAGAAGAAGGAGGATCTCCAAATGGCTTTTGAACTAGCCAGAGTACTTGGCGGCCAGGTGGGTTGCTCCCGCCCCATAGCCGCGGACTTGAAGTGGCTACCGGAGGAGCACTGGGTTGGGCTCTCCGGCAAGAAGGTGAAGCCGAAGCTCTACCTAGCCATCGGCATCTCCGGCCAGCCGCAACACATAGCGGGTATATTAGACAGCCGCATCATCGCGGCGATAAACAACGACCCCTCCGCGCCCATCTTCCAAAACGCAGACTACGGCGTCGTGGAGGACTTGTACAAAATAGTCCCCATATTGATAAACAAGTTATCAAAAACTAAGGGCTAG